In Terriglobales bacterium, a genomic segment contains:
- the kduD gene encoding 2-dehydro-3-deoxy-D-gluconate 5-dehydrogenase KduD, which translates to MILDQFRLEGKTALVTGASAGLGAAMAIALAQAGADVICHGNSRSPEQTCRQIEKLGRKAATVTSDLSKHGAAEELFAKAQQFAPVDILVNNAGTIRRAKATEYSDDDWGAVLQVNLNSVWKLCQAAGRAFLSRKTGGKIINIASLLTFQGGITVPAYAASKGAVAQLTKALANEWAAHDVNVNAIAPGYMRTDNTAALQRDDVRNRQILDRIPAGRWGEPNDMAGTVVFLASPASSYIHGHVLVVDGGWMGR; encoded by the coding sequence GTGATCCTCGATCAGTTCAGGCTCGAGGGCAAGACCGCGCTGGTCACAGGCGCGTCGGCTGGTTTGGGCGCAGCGATGGCGATCGCCCTTGCTCAAGCTGGCGCGGACGTGATTTGCCACGGCAATTCGCGTTCGCCGGAGCAAACGTGCCGTCAGATTGAGAAGCTCGGGCGTAAGGCTGCGACCGTCACCTCTGATTTGTCGAAGCACGGAGCTGCTGAGGAGCTGTTCGCGAAGGCCCAGCAGTTTGCGCCCGTGGACATTCTCGTGAACAATGCGGGAACGATCCGTCGGGCAAAGGCAACTGAATACAGCGACGACGATTGGGGCGCGGTGCTGCAGGTAAATCTCAACTCTGTTTGGAAGCTGTGCCAGGCTGCGGGTCGCGCGTTTCTCTCGAGAAAGACAGGCGGAAAGATCATTAACATTGCCTCCCTGCTTACGTTTCAGGGAGGGATTACTGTTCCGGCGTATGCTGCGTCAAAAGGAGCTGTCGCGCAATTGACGAAGGCGCTGGCCAACGAATGGGCGGCACACGATGTCAACGTGAACGCGATTGCTCCTGGATATATGCGAACGGACAATACCGCCGCATTGCAGCGCGATGACGTTCGCAATCGCCAAATTCTCGATCGAATTCCAGCAGGCCGCTGGGGAGAACCCAACGACATGGCCGGAACGGTAGTTTTCCTCGCATCGCCAGCGAGCAGCTATATTCATGGGCACGTGTTAGTAGTCGATGGTGGTTGGATGGGAAGATAA
- a CDS encoding 5-deoxy-glucuronate isomerase, which produces MSTLSPVLNEPVTREGNVFRKTNAHKGRKVFITPSNSTMKHLCYARTILDSGTPNVKFENGKQETALICLSGEVEVAVGSERFKLGERDSVYIPRGFSIQLQTRSHADIAEFSSDVENKYPLQLVRYSDIKDDKTLHFTAGGAATTRDLNILIGKNVQAGRLVAGLTISEPGNWTSWPPHEHAEMLEEMYVYTHMPPPGFGIQFVYTDTKEPELATIVRDGDAVLMPRGYHPNVAAPGHRIGFLWAMAAHREKEDRQFGVVNVQPEFAQSGSGLEASRK; this is translated from the coding sequence ATGAGCACCTTATCCCCCGTCTTAAATGAACCGGTTACCCGCGAAGGAAATGTGTTTCGCAAGACTAACGCGCACAAAGGGCGCAAGGTTTTTATCACTCCATCGAACAGCACGATGAAGCACCTGTGCTATGCGCGAACCATTCTCGATTCGGGAACTCCGAACGTGAAGTTCGAAAATGGGAAGCAGGAAACAGCGCTGATCTGCCTTTCCGGAGAAGTAGAGGTGGCGGTTGGGAGTGAGCGCTTCAAGTTGGGAGAACGCGATTCCGTGTACATTCCGCGCGGCTTTTCAATTCAGCTCCAGACGCGCTCTCATGCCGATATCGCCGAATTTTCCTCCGACGTTGAAAATAAATATCCGCTCCAGCTCGTGCGCTATTCCGACATCAAAGATGATAAGACTCTTCATTTCACCGCCGGTGGCGCAGCGACTACGCGCGATCTGAATATCCTAATCGGCAAGAACGTGCAAGCCGGACGCCTGGTTGCAGGCCTGACCATTTCGGAACCGGGTAACTGGACGAGTTGGCCTCCGCACGAGCATGCCGAGATGCTCGAAGAGATGTACGTGTACACGCACATGCCCCCTCCAGGATTCGGAATTCAGTTTGTCTATACCGATACGAAGGAACCGGAACTCGCAACCATCGTGCGCGACGGCGACGCCGTGCTGATGCCGCGTGGCTACCATCCCAACGTTGCCGCTCCGGGGCATCGCATTGGCTTTCTTTGGGCGATGGCGGCGCATCGCGAAAAGGAAGATCGTCAGTTTGGAGTGGTAAACGTGCAGCCCGAATTCGCGCAGTCGGGATCGGGACTGGAAGCGAGCAGAAAGTAG
- a CDS encoding MBL fold metallo-hydrolase, which produces MRSRTYKRVFLFLSVLVVGATFAAAQGTKPALQIYSIDVEGGQSTLLVSPSGQSMLIDTGWAGSNGRDADRIVDAMKLAGVQRLDYVLITHYHVDHVGGVPQLADKVKIGTFVDHGENLESADNVRKDFANYEATLAKTGAKRLTVKPGDRIPVSGLNIEVLTAGRKEISSPLLGAGQPNDDCSSEPAQADDPTENSASLGVLVTYGKFRFIDLGDLTKKKEIELVCPNNKVGKVDLYLVSHHGWDPSNSKSLLNALHPRVAIMPNGAHKGGSPGAWQIVHDSPGLEGFWQLHYAADSDKAHNTRDDLIANTGDADGNYIKVVAHQDGSFDVTNSRNKFSQHYARLRR; this is translated from the coding sequence ATGCGATCGAGAACCTATAAGCGAGTTTTTCTGTTTCTGTCCGTGCTTGTTGTCGGCGCAACTTTCGCCGCTGCTCAAGGTACAAAGCCGGCGCTGCAAATCTATTCGATTGACGTTGAGGGTGGTCAATCGACATTACTAGTGAGCCCTAGCGGACAATCCATGCTCATCGACACCGGCTGGGCAGGCTCCAACGGCCGCGACGCCGATCGCATCGTCGATGCGATGAAGCTTGCCGGCGTGCAGCGACTCGACTACGTGCTGATCACGCACTATCACGTTGACCACGTCGGCGGGGTGCCCCAGCTTGCCGATAAGGTGAAGATCGGCACCTTCGTAGACCACGGCGAGAATCTTGAAAGTGCGGATAACGTCAGGAAAGATTTCGCCAACTACGAAGCCACGCTCGCCAAGACGGGCGCGAAACGCCTGACGGTAAAGCCCGGCGATCGCATTCCTGTTTCGGGACTGAATATTGAGGTCCTCACCGCCGGACGCAAAGAGATTTCCAGCCCTCTTCTCGGGGCCGGCCAGCCCAACGACGATTGCAGCAGCGAGCCGGCACAAGCCGATGATCCGACCGAGAACTCGGCTTCACTCGGAGTGCTGGTTACTTACGGCAAATTTCGCTTTATTGATCTAGGTGATCTGACTAAGAAAAAAGAAATCGAGCTGGTCTGCCCCAACAACAAGGTCGGCAAAGTGGATTTGTATCTCGTGAGCCATCATGGCTGGGATCCGTCGAATAGCAAATCCCTGCTGAACGCACTGCATCCGCGTGTAGCGATTATGCCGAACGGCGCGCACAAGGGTGGCAGCCCAGGCGCGTGGCAGATCGTGCACGACTCGCCCGGGCTCGAAGGCTTCTGGCAGCTTCATTATGCCGCCGATTCCGACAAGGCACACAATACCCGCGACGACCTTATAGCGAACACCGGTGACGCTGACGGCAATTACATCAAGGTGGTGGCGCATCAGGACGGCTCGTTCGATGTCACCAACTCGCGCAATAAGTTTTCGCAGCACTACGCGCGATTGCGTCGTTGA
- a CDS encoding cupin domain-containing protein — MQNLPKTGMLLIVFLSTMAMTQTSTPSSTAQANPMSADSVKYYSKDDLAASFAKGATLVTEPNYRVMTAHRTESGNVEIHRSYTDVFYIVQGSTNIVTGGKVIGEKATNPEEPRGDSIEGGQTRHLSAGDAMVIPAGVPHWMKDVEGTLLYFVMKVKTAE, encoded by the coding sequence ATGCAGAATCTTCCCAAAACAGGCATGTTGCTGATAGTGTTCCTCAGCACCATGGCCATGACCCAGACCTCAACCCCGTCCAGCACCGCCCAGGCGAACCCGATGTCCGCTGACTCGGTGAAGTACTACTCCAAAGACGACCTCGCGGCATCGTTCGCCAAAGGCGCTACGTTGGTCACAGAACCGAATTACCGGGTGATGACTGCCCATCGTACCGAATCGGGAAATGTCGAGATCCACCGCAGCTACACCGACGTCTTCTATATCGTACAGGGCAGCACGAATATCGTGACCGGCGGCAAAGTGATCGGTGAGAAGGCAACGAACCCGGAAGAACCGCGCGGCGATTCCATCGAAGGTGGCCAGACGCGGCATCTCTCGGCCGGCGATGCTATGGTGATTCCCGCCGGCGTGCCGCACTGGATGAAGGATGTCGAAGGCACGCTGCTGTACTTCGTGATGAAGGTGAAGACGGCGGAGTAG
- the yiaK gene encoding 3-dehydro-L-gulonate 2-dehydrogenase, which produces MSVAAETRVSYDELQSTLAGILRELGFSDDRARLSARLFADASRDGVASHGLNRFPRFVRGIRSGLIDPKAMPTPTSRFGALERWDGHRGPGNLNAYAAMQRAIELGREHGIGCVGLGNTNHWMRGGNYGWQAADAGLIGICWTNTMPNLPPWGSSDPRLGNNPIIIAVPRKAGHVVLDMAMSQFSYGAIESYRLKKQLLPVPGGFNAEGELTRDPAEIEQSQRALPVGYWKGSGMALMLDMIATMLAGGSATHQIPADSERETALSQVFITIDPSKVGGAQDIADKIIEDLHKATASGDAPVRYPGEQVLKIRRENMERGIPVNAAIWEEVRSYGDSPRL; this is translated from the coding sequence ATGAGTGTGGCTGCCGAAACGCGAGTGTCTTATGACGAGCTGCAGAGCACGCTCGCCGGGATTCTCCGCGAGCTTGGTTTCTCGGACGATCGCGCGCGGCTCTCGGCACGTTTATTCGCTGATGCCAGCCGCGACGGCGTGGCCTCGCACGGACTGAATCGTTTCCCGCGCTTCGTACGCGGCATTCGCAGCGGACTGATCGATCCCAAAGCGATGCCGACCCCCACTTCCCGATTTGGGGCGCTGGAGCGCTGGGACGGACATCGCGGCCCCGGCAACCTCAATGCTTATGCGGCCATGCAGCGGGCTATCGAACTAGGCCGCGAACACGGAATCGGCTGTGTAGGTTTGGGCAATACCAATCACTGGATGCGCGGCGGCAACTACGGCTGGCAGGCAGCAGACGCCGGCCTGATCGGTATCTGCTGGACGAACACAATGCCCAACCTGCCGCCATGGGGATCGAGCGATCCGCGCCTTGGCAACAATCCGATCATTATCGCCGTCCCACGCAAAGCCGGGCATGTTGTTTTGGATATGGCGATGTCGCAGTTTTCTTATGGAGCCATCGAATCCTACCGCCTGAAGAAGCAATTGCTCCCCGTTCCGGGAGGGTTCAATGCTGAAGGCGAGCTGACACGCGATCCCGCGGAAATCGAGCAATCGCAGCGCGCGCTGCCCGTGGGCTACTGGAAGGGATCGGGGATGGCGTTGATGCTCGATATGATTGCGACCATGTTGGCCGGCGGCAGTGCGACGCATCAGATTCCGGCGGATTCAGAACGGGAAACTGCGCTCTCGCAGGTGTTCATCACGATCGATCCCTCGAAAGTCGGCGGAGCGCAGGACATCGCAGACAAGATCATTGAGGATCTGCACAAGGCAACCGCTTCTGGCGACGCGCCGGTGCGTTATCCGGGAGAGCAGGTGTTGAAGATTCGTCGCGAGAACATGGAGCGCGGTATTCCCGTGAATGCGGCGATCTGGGAAGAGGTTCGCAGTTATGGTGACAGCCCTCGCCTTTAG
- a CDS encoding DUF6600 domain-containing protein, protein MKNLRQFVFAAFVALFAASSTAALFAEADPPSRVARLKYISGQVSMQPGGVNDWAEATVNRPMTTADRLWTDKDSRAELRLGNAAMRMNSETSLTLTNLSDNAVQLELDQGTLNLDVMRLYNGEIYEVDTPNMAFTLTKPGAYRFDVDSQSDTTLVTVWKGKGIATGNGEAVRIDSHKQVRFTDGMSLMHAMYGAPHQDGFDQWCQVRTDREANIASVRYVSPDVVGYEDLDGYGTWREYPTYGRVWVPVVAAGWAPYSVGHWVWIAPWGWTWVDDAPWGFAPFHYGRWVHIGVAWAWAPGPAYVRPVYAPALVAWVGSSGAGIGWFPLGYGEPYIPSYHVSRGYFETINVRNTRITNITYVTNTYYNVTNVHITNIHYVNQSFGTTVVNNEVIVNSRPVNHTVFIGHNDDWRNHHDGWVTAGPACAPSHESVLGVHAGERARIPERINQRPVVVKMTPPARREPFEPRRGDNGRPWNNDDHRADGHTPNPQHGDNDASNHGYGHGNDADHDRNGNDDGRRDPVADRGRDFPHPGRGHDDDHGQQNANNGHDQNGQDQNAHNGNNDNDDRGRRGRPDWAGVPHEGSSDSPRYPRPPRSSDGDHSQPSSSGNNQPGNSGQQNGNGGQNQNAQNGNGNGNGNDNGNNGRRGRPDWAGVPHQGASGSPNYPRPSGPSSPAGPSNNGNSQPSSASNNQPNQGQGSQASDDRGNRGHGNGNGPNWNNGQNANNSNANGGNAGNGGQQAQSPAWSRPNQDGNSGNRQVPRPPAQPANSGQGNGMNPGMERSPQPVYQAPAASQQQAERDVPRPREGVTNRPQPMMQQPQANNQRDYPMPQRQMRQPSYSSQSAPVQQQAQRPVQADRGNSRPAPVVQRASQPQSRPMPSRGSGGNGNSHATSSFQGGDHGKVQDR, encoded by the coding sequence ATGAAAAACCTCCGGCAATTCGTCTTTGCAGCTTTTGTGGCGTTGTTCGCAGCGTCATCGACCGCAGCGTTGTTTGCCGAAGCCGATCCGCCGTCGCGCGTGGCGCGCTTGAAGTACATCAGCGGACAGGTCTCGATGCAGCCCGGCGGGGTAAACGACTGGGCGGAAGCAACGGTCAACCGCCCGATGACGACGGCCGACCGTCTGTGGACCGATAAGGACTCGCGCGCGGAATTGCGCCTTGGCAATGCCGCCATGCGCATGAACAGCGAGACCAGCCTCACGCTGACGAATCTCTCCGACAACGCAGTTCAGCTCGAGCTCGATCAGGGCACGCTGAACCTCGATGTCATGCGTCTGTACAACGGCGAAATCTACGAAGTCGACACGCCCAACATGGCGTTTACGTTGACCAAACCGGGCGCCTATCGCTTCGACGTCGATTCCCAATCTGACACAACGCTCGTCACCGTGTGGAAAGGCAAAGGCATTGCCACCGGCAACGGCGAGGCCGTGAGGATCGATTCACACAAGCAAGTTCGCTTCACCGATGGCATGTCGCTGATGCACGCGATGTATGGAGCGCCTCACCAGGATGGATTTGACCAATGGTGCCAGGTGCGCACCGATCGCGAAGCCAACATCGCCTCCGTACGTTACGTTTCGCCTGATGTCGTGGGTTATGAGGACCTCGACGGCTACGGCACATGGCGCGAATATCCAACGTACGGACGCGTCTGGGTTCCAGTTGTCGCCGCGGGTTGGGCGCCGTACAGCGTCGGTCATTGGGTTTGGATCGCGCCTTGGGGCTGGACCTGGGTAGACGACGCGCCCTGGGGATTTGCTCCGTTCCATTATGGGCGATGGGTACATATCGGCGTAGCATGGGCCTGGGCGCCCGGACCCGCTTATGTGCGTCCTGTTTACGCACCCGCTCTTGTCGCGTGGGTAGGCAGCAGCGGAGCCGGAATCGGATGGTTCCCGCTCGGCTACGGCGAGCCTTATATCCCGTCGTACCACGTGAGCCGCGGATACTTTGAAACCATCAACGTGCGTAATACGCGCATCACGAACATCACGTACGTCACCAACACGTACTACAACGTCACCAACGTTCACATCACGAACATCCATTACGTAAACCAGTCATTTGGCACGACCGTGGTGAATAACGAAGTAATCGTCAATTCGCGGCCGGTGAATCACACTGTGTTCATCGGTCACAACGACGATTGGCGCAATCACCATGATGGTTGGGTCACCGCTGGTCCCGCATGTGCTCCTTCGCACGAGAGCGTCCTTGGCGTGCATGCAGGCGAGCGCGCCAGGATTCCGGAGCGCATTAACCAGCGCCCGGTAGTCGTGAAAATGACGCCGCCTGCGAGGCGCGAGCCGTTTGAGCCTCGACGCGGCGACAACGGACGTCCGTGGAACAACGACGATCACCGAGCGGATGGCCACACGCCGAACCCGCAGCACGGCGATAACGATGCTTCGAATCACGGCTACGGACACGGCAATGATGCCGACCATGATCGCAATGGAAACGATGACGGGCGCCGCGATCCGGTCGCCGATCGTGGACGCGATTTCCCGCATCCTGGCCGTGGTCACGATGATGACCATGGACAGCAGAACGCGAACAACGGCCATGATCAGAATGGCCAGGACCAGAATGCCCATAACGGGAACAATGACAATGATGATCGCGGCCGTCGAGGCCGTCCGGACTGGGCCGGCGTTCCGCATGAAGGCTCTTCGGATTCGCCGCGTTATCCTCGTCCGCCGCGTTCATCGGATGGCGATCATTCGCAGCCGAGTTCCTCTGGCAACAATCAGCCTGGAAACTCCGGCCAGCAGAACGGCAATGGTGGACAGAACCAGAACGCCCAAAACGGCAATGGCAACGGCAATGGAAACGATAACGGCAACAACGGCCGCCGAGGCCGTCCGGATTGGGCCGGCGTGCCACATCAAGGCGCTTCAGGTTCGCCCAACTATCCGCGTCCATCAGGTCCATCGAGTCCAGCTGGTCCATCCAACAATGGCAACTCGCAGCCAAGCTCGGCGAGTAACAACCAGCCCAACCAAGGCCAGGGCTCACAGGCGAGCGACGATCGCGGCAACCGCGGCCATGGCAACGGCAACGGTCCGAATTGGAATAACGGACAGAACGCCAACAACAGCAACGCGAACGGCGGCAATGCCGGCAATGGTGGCCAGCAGGCGCAAAGCCCGGCCTGGAGCCGTCCAAACCAGGACGGAAACTCGGGTAATCGCCAGGTGCCGCGTCCGCCGGCTCAGCCTGCGAACAGTGGGCAGGGCAATGGCATGAATCCCGGAATGGAACGTTCGCCGCAGCCCGTCTACCAGGCTCCGGCAGCTTCGCAGCAGCAGGCCGAGCGCGATGTGCCCAGACCGCGCGAGGGAGTCACGAACCGTCCGCAGCCCATGATGCAGCAGCCGCAGGCGAACAACCAGCGCGATTATCCGATGCCACAGCGGCAGATGCGACAACCGTCGTATTCGTCGCAGAGCGCTCCGGTGCAGCAGCAGGCGCAACGTCCAGTGCAGGCGGATCGCGGAAATTCACGCCCCGCGCCGGTTGTACAACGAGCGTCACAGCCTCAGTCGCGTCCTATGCCCAGCAGAGGTTCAGGTGGAAACGGAAACTCGCACGCCACCTCGAGCTTTCAGGGTGGCGATCACGGAAAGGTGCAGGACCGATAA